The following are encoded in a window of Apis mellifera strain DH4 linkage group LG10, Amel_HAv3.1, whole genome shotgun sequence genomic DNA:
- the LOC726272 gene encoding RANBP2-like and GRIP domain-containing protein 5/6 isoform X2, producing MFRSKKDVDRHVKDIFIKLKSSEEKKLRCYNIAKLYYQVGDNESAKKYVSNYLEIRDKSAGAHKLLGQALEGLGQKEAAFTQYKISLELEPKQDDLLLKVCELLSNMDINIANDKIKHLVERADKKFPHHPIVFELKEKLITLEKPNAELSVRQTDVNLQVKLLKHYIGNHRLEDAYNKATGIEATHSHRNNIIWYQSLSELLMKCKESKQSDWTFWIFYISVLERYAALCLKEQGNIIKKSITDVTQAVFNFDQSLFEFKSKNFSNHPAFIEHMLLHMWGQLHFHLACLILRKIKAGEDSWSEAGRLCGPLLLTALHVTPIDPTAVWTMHLKDRLKNQTHIWYREGSYRCSQAGHVLQDYARDNTKKLLDKIDKFCTSSWRERIYQRIFIGRLYQDGKKTSFFTNSLISNPPLRLCSYNELKRFDEISEEAWPDSLHHQVWLGLRARPQGSQNKNNGLHPNQTSHVFYELQFSVYNLHQAAPDSLSRLDIDAFLNAAICTSSIIEEQHGGLLNPEKLPTLPADLTNTLCTCAQEQWWSYAYKVYSMDKQKPLDDDLGELRLELQRGLEVVRCLGNHGLHPVLLVHLARIFHHRAETLKEINQENSDIPYLEARSEMYWSAAIPLLERLQNNQVIRVTNSKFFNYQGKDMNNAELIKALEEGKLLLAQRFVRSKQYEKAINALQALKCPEASFQQGQMYEKLADEIISSIAKENLTSEMRSQHIIMLSKARECFYLTLDRLRSPETNPKHPLNSELSTYIADIENKLKRIDPDLSRGDLSRNECDGMSDESYSSAHSAVDQAVTKIALPTLTGLNTSVNVLSTPQKNIHRTPKQSSTPYKLQHQDILDLSRNRSEARPSPERLDAQIRAINQMIHSKDNMIQSIAEQTKTILELNKTVMEIVERLAKEMTELRKEIQKQRTQTVNVNPNLEEDLCILSEDDYNDLNYNANQSGASSISGNMFQSSHRHPYSHLVYPSATFQGYYPTGMSFNDPNAQAIPSLYPPNIYSMPVLYPNTRSKIPENILQQSLFMPPTNQPLQIPLQKLETSKPESTIKDAPVNKIPPVNVAITTSDTLPTTVPIVQPTLSVTIPPHFRQGSSSTPVTTEQSAPHCYQISMPSQATIPTTVNLPPLSNTFTTTPANLSTSETSKQNTTICSTGSSNSSDHEHDPIPDFVPVIPLPAEIKVTTGEEGQETLFCARAKLYRFVDNEWKERGIGNVKLLKNEEGKVRLLMRREQVLKVCANHYLVPDMELTAKSNNEKAWFWVAHDFADGELKLEKFCIRFKTVEEGISFKEHFDKAKASLTFEKVKIENVDKISNKDNIAISKKTEKIKSEQKIIEQTPLFISGQTIQKPIDVTASTDSIISEKLQNNITPTVIGGFSFSSTPIIQKAITTESSKISTKSEISPFAGFTFNKTVTNAENFITTTQKSTTIGTITTSQFTFSFTKTNTPLQSATTTTVSTVPSSIHSTSISSSQPNNTAGTNENISANTSQFSLRRPHAPAPGASVSTSTIAGIQDTEKSALQTEYEEVLFNAKISLQYYNNDNKQWENRAIGQMKILWNSKTNKIRLLMVDENNLKIFYNYNVFAKMSFTYKSNSTVVNWNMHCGSDNKTGMFAATFKTSNQASQFYNIITSNQQKMVKDCIIAENLTKLETIQVVQTHKSENSLSEMFKPPEGSWECNGCYIRNNVSDVKCIACEKSRFSESDESIISSIPSNQISLSQMSKPSTGSWKCKCCNIFNAAESNYCVTCDSPKDPSLPPKPKIDGFQINSNSSGITSTFTFGIPQDTTKKGTNVFSFRLPTSNDVSKSASLVATKSDAKTDASNAKFVFGTPGKSFGFNFVTKSSPTKSGGEENSEEEVVENDDIHFSPTIPLPDKIEVKTGEEEEEVLYSHRAKLFRYNKPANEWKERGIGDIKLLRHNETGKLRLVMRREQILKLCLNHFVLPNFELNSKDERTWIWNAADYSEGEIEPTLFACRFKTSDIANNFKEIIDESKKALPPIEKTNDTKIETFTEVSSIQDIEVVYEMKVTPEEKQAALKLQLPKNFYAYKQKPDCPGCRGCKESKLSLFTDESSEKSKISAENRKSLTTTSTMQFLPKSTTFSTASNEVTTPISSTSTIVSSIFKPSLYGTNTLQFATNSISTTTSTISFGNVDSITSSDKKTGFSFVMPQISSNEIQKSMIDKQNISISENLKICSPITSQTQVTSTTCATSFSFITSTSTIPTSSIFGMAKLDNTGKNIFGGISKKDSSSLLKPSSINVCTNSELVFSNNFNTQPKTITNTTITSVLSNATPIFGSSVLKANSENTNTGSLEVSVKSTNSVFPNTSVPFSYNLFSGVRTNTSSFTISNPVTTNAFETITPTTSDSQKESDVAFLPMTDLSFSTLAAKSSQSAFKIDPNFSFAGAGTAVFGTKSNTITNKCTEKSKEMVEKKDEDEEEDDQVDENDHDYDPHFEPIIPMPDIVEVHTGEEEEEKIFSERAKLYRYDSDTREWKERGVGEMKILHHAKYNRYRLLLRRDQVYKVVCNFLLTPDITFSRLRTSDRAWMWAGMNHAEEQPCLESLSVKFKSPVLATKFKDTIDKIQQTLSESREKNVKDSPVIEEHGDEENEDENCEEVGAVDDIKEEDEEEDDDDDDDEDEDEDDEDDDDDDDDDDDDDDDDQNSITFEKRATLLTRTNKDSQWEPVALGNLIIYYDSNIFGERIILKADKTDEIVSNTIISMNTKMEVNEKECVWTAIDYALTPPTKRTLCAVFSSVHVAREMHKHFQEGVEYAYQADISEPFYEE from the exons atgtttcgatcgaaaaaagatGTTGATCGACAcgtgaaagatatttttattaaacttaaaagTTCAGAGGAG aaaaaacttcgatgttataatattgcaaAGTTATATTATCAAGTTGGAGACAATGAATCTGCAAAGAAGTATGTctctaattatttagaaataagagATAAATCTGCAGGAGCTCATAAATTATTAGGACAAGCTCTTGAAGGTTTGGGACAAAAGGAAGCAGCCTTtacacaatataaaatatccctTGAATTAGAACCAAAGCAAGATGATCTTCTTTTAAAgg tatGTGAGCTATTGTCAAATATGGATATCAATATagcaaatgataaaataaaacatttagtAGAAAGAgctgataaaaaatttccacatCATCCAATAGTTTTTGagttaaaggaaaaattaataactttagaAAAACCAAATG ctgAATTATCAGTAAGACAAACAGATGTGAACTTACAAGTTAAGTTACTCAAGCATTATATAGGAAATCATAGACTTGAAGATGCATATAATAAAGCTACTGGAATAGAAGCAACACATAGTcacagaaataatattatttggtaTCAATCATTAAGTGAATTACTTATGAAATGTAAAGAAAGTAAACAATCAGATTGGacattttggatattttatatttcggtGTTAGAAAGATATGCAGCACTTTGCCTTAAAGAACAGggtaacattattaaaaaaagtataactGATGTTACACAAGCAGTATTtaa TTTTGATCaaagtttatttgaatttaaatcaaaaaatttttctaatcatcCTGCTTTTATTGAACACATGTTATTACATATGTGGGGTCAGTTACATTTTCATTTAGCatgtttaattttacgaaaaattaaagcTGGAGAAGACAGTTGGTCTGAAGCAGGAAGATTATGTGGACCTCTTTTATTGACTGCATTACATGTAACACCTATAGATCCTACTGCTGTATGGACTATGCATTTGAAAGACAGACTAAAGAATCAAACACATATATGGTATAGAGAAGGATCATATAGGTGTAGCCAAGCTGGTCATGTACTTCAAGATTATGCTCGagataatactaaaaaattgctagataaaattgataaattttgtacaaGTTCATGGCGAGAACGAatatatcaaagaatttttattggacGATTATATCAAGATGGTAAAAAAACATCATTTTTCACAAActctttaatttcaaatccACCTTTACGTCTATGttcatataatgaattaaaacgaTTTGATGAAATATCCGAAGAAGCATGGCCAGATTCATTACATCATCAAGTTTGGCTTGGTTTAAGAGCTCGGCCTCAAGgttcacaaaataaaaataatgggcTTCATCCAAATCAAACATCACatgttttttatgaattacaattttctgTTTACAATTTGCATCAAGCAGCTCCTGATAGTTTAAGTCGTCTTGATATTGATGCATTTTTAAATGCTGCTATCTGCACTTCTTCAATAATTGAAGAACAACATGGTGGACTTTTAAATCCTGAAAAATTACCTACATTGCCAGCAGATCTTACTAATACACTTTGTACTTGCGCACAAGAACAGTGGTGGTCATATGCTTATAAAGTATATTCTATGGATAAACAAAAACCACTTGATGATGATCTTGGAGAATTAAGATTAGAACTACAAAGAGGTTTAGAAGTAGTTCGTTGTTTAGGAAATCATGGATTACATCCTGTTCTTTTAGTTCATTTAGCAAGAATATTTCATCATAGGGCAGaaacattaaaagaaataaatcaagaaaatagTGATATACCATATTTAGAAGCACGATCTGAAATGTATTGGTCAGCTGCAATTCCGCTTCTCGAAAgattacaaaataatcaaGTTATTCGTGTAactaattccaaattttttaattatcaaggAAAAGATATGAATAATGCAGAATTAATTAAAGCTTTAGAAGAAGGTAAATTACTTTTAGCTCAACGATTTGTTCGTAGCAAACAATATGAAAAAGCGATAAATGCTCTACAAGCATTGAAGTGTCCAGAAGCATCATTTCAACAAGGTCAAATGTATGAAAAACTTGCAGATGAAATTATAAGTTCTATAGCTAAGGAAAATTTAACATCTGAAATGAGATCACAACATATAATTATGCTTTCAAAAGCAAGGGAATGTTTCTATTTAACATTGGATCGCTTACGTAGTCCAGAAACAAATCCAAAACATCCTTTGAATTCTGAACTTTCTACATATATTGccgatattgaaaataaattgaaaagaattgatCCAGATCTATCACGAGGTGATTTAAGTAGAAATGAGTGCGATGGTATGTCGGATGAAAGTTATTCATCTGCTCATAGTGCTGTTGATCAAGCAGTTACAAAAATAGCATTACCAACATTAACGGGATTAAATACTTCAGTTAATGTTTTGAGTACgccacaaaaaaatattcatcgtaCACCAAAACAATCTAGTACTCCTTATAAACTACAACATCAAGATATATTGGATTTATCACGGAATCGTTCTGAAGCACGTCCAAGTCCCGAAAGACTTGATGCTCAGATTCGTGCCATAAATCAAATGATTCATTCAAAAGATAATATGATACAATCAATAGCAGAGCAAACTAAAactatattagaattaaataaaacggtAATGGAAATAGTGGAAAGACTTGCAAAAGAAATGACAGAATTACGAAAAGAAATTCAGAAACAACGCACTCAAACAGTTAATGTTAATCCCAATTTAGAAGaagatttatgtattttaagtGAAGATGATTATAATGATTTGAATTACAATGCAAATCAATCAGGTGCATCTTCAATATCTGGAAATATGTTTCAATCTTCTCATAGACACCCATATTCTCATTTAGTATATCCTTCAGCTACTTTTCAAGGATATTATCCAACAGGAATGTCATTTAATGATCCAAATGCGCAAGCTATTCCTTCTTTATATCctccaaatatttattcaatgccAGTTTTATATCCTAATACAAGATCAAAAATAcctgaaaatattcttcaacaAAGTTTGTTTATGCCACCAACAAATCAACCATTGCAAATTCCATTGCAAAAACTAGAAACATCTAAACCAGAGTCAACCATAAAAGATGCTcctgtaaataaaattccaccaGTCAATGTTGCCATTACCACTTCTGATACTCTTCCAACTACAGTACCAATTGTACAACCAACACTTAGTGTAACAATTCCTCCACATTTCAGACAAGGAAGTTCTTCTACACCAGTCACTACAGAACAATCTGCTCCACATTGTTATCAAATTTCTATGCCTTCCCAAGCCACTATACCAACAACAGTAAACTTACCACCTTTATCAAATACTTTTACAACTACTCCAGCAAATCTTTCTACATCAGAAACATCAAAACAAAACACTACCATTTGTTCAACTGGATCTTCAAATAGTTCAGATCATGAACATGATCCAATACCAGATTTTGTTCCTGTTATACCATTACCTGCAGAAATTAAAGTTACTACTGGAGAAGAAGGGCAAGAAACACTATTTTGTGCAAGAGCTAAACTTTATCGTTTTGTAGATAATGAATGGAAAGAACGTGGTATAGGTAATGTTAAACTATTAAAgaacgaagaaggaaaagttCGTTTACTTATGCGCAGGGAACAAGTATTAAAAGTATGTGCAAATCATTACCTTGTACCAGATATGGAATTAACTGctaaatcaaataatgaaaaggCGTGGTTTTGGGTTGCACATGACTTTGCAGATGgggaattaaaattagagaaGTTTTGTATTAGATTCAAAACTGTGGAAGAAGGTATTTCCTTCAAGGAACATTTTGATAAAGCTAAAGCAAGTCTTActtttgaaaaagtaaaaattgaaaatgttgataaaatatcaaataaagataatattgcaataagtaaaaaaacagaaaaaataaaatcagaacagaaaattatagaacaaacgccattatttatttctggaCAAACTATTCAAAAACCTATTGATGTGACTGCATCTACAGATTCTATTATatcagaaaaattacaaaataatataactccAACAGTTATTGGtggattttcattttcgtcaacaccaattattcaaaaagcAATTACTACagaatcttcaaaaatttctaccAAATCAGAAATTAGTCCTTTTGCTGGTTTTACATTTAACAAAACTGTTACAAATGCAGAAAACTTTATAACTACAACACAAAAAAGCACGACCATAGGAACAATAACCACATcacaatttacattttcatttacaaaaacaaataCACCTTTACAATCAGCTACAACTACAACAGTATCAACAGTACCAAGTAGTATTCATAGCACATCGATTTCGTCTTCTCAACCCAACAATACTGCTGGtactaatgaaaatatttctgctAATACTTCTCAATTTTCACTTAGAAGACCTCATGCTCCTGCACCAGGTGCAAGTGTTTCAACATCTACTATTGCTGGTATTCAAGATACAGAGAAATCTGCTTTACAAACTGAATATgaagaagttttatttaatgcaaaaattagtcttcaatattataacaatgatAATAAACAATGGGAAAATAGAGCTATTggacaaatgaaaattttatggaattcaaaaacaaataaaattcgtttattaatggtagacgaaaataatttaaaaattttttataattataatgtttttgcTAAAATGTCATTTACTTACAAAAGTAACAGTACGGTAGTCAATTGGAATATGCATTGTGGATCAGATAATAAAACAGGAATGTTTGCAGCAACATTTAAAACTTCTAATCAGGCatctcaattttataatataattaccagTAACCAACAAAAGATGGTAAAAGATTGTATTATCGCTGAAAATTTGACAAAACTAGAAACTATTCAAGTTGTACAAACACACAAATCAGAGAATTCTTTATCTGAAATGTTCAAACCACCAGAAGGTTCATGGGAATGTAATGGTTGCTACATAAGAAATAATGTATCAGATGTAAAATGTATAGCTTGCGAAAAATCACGTTTTTCTGAATCTGATGAATCGATTATTTCAAGCATTCCTTCTAATCAAATATCTCTTTCGCAAATGTCTAAACCATCTACTGGTTCATGGAAATGTAAatgttgtaatatatttaatgcagCTGAAAGTAATTATTGTGTCACATGTGATTCACCAAAAGATCCGTCTCTTCCACCAAAACCAAAAATTGATGGTTTTcagataaattcaaattcttctgGTATTACATCTACGTTTACTTTTGGTATTCCGCAAGATACGACTAAAAAAGGTACAAatgtattttcatttcgtttacCTACTTCTAATGATGTTTCTAAATCTGCATCTTTAGTAGCTACAAAATCTGATGCAAAAACAGATGCATCAAAtgcaaaatttgtttttggTACACCAGGAAAATCGTTTGGATTCAATTTTGTGACTAAGTCATCTCCAACAAAATCTGGTGGCGAAGAAAATAGCGAGGAGGAAGTAGTGGAAAATGatgatattcatttttcaccaACAATTCCATTACCAGATAAAATCGAAGTAAAAAcaggcgaagaagaagaagaagttctTTATAGTCATAGagcaaaattatttagatataataaaccTGCAAATGAATGGAAAGAACGTGGTATaggagatataaaattattacgacaTAACGAAACGGGCAAGCTGAGATTAGTAATGAGACgagaacaaatattaaaattatgtttaaatcaTTTCGTACttccaaattttgaattaaattcaaaagatgAAAGAACATGGATATGGAATGCTGCTGATTATAGTGAAGGAGAAATAGAACCTACTCTTTTTGCATGTCGTTTTAAAACGTCtgatattgcaaataattttaaagaaataattgacgAATCAAAAAAAGCACTTCCACctattgaaaaaacaaatgatacaaaaatagaaacatttaCCGAAGTATCTTCTATACAAGATATTGAAGTTGTATATGAAATGAAAGTAACACCTGAAGAAAAACAAGCTGCGTTAAAATTACAActtccaaaaaatttttatgcatacAAACAAAAACCAGATTGTCCTGGATGTAGAGGTTGtaaagaatcaaaattatcattattcacAGATGAAAGTTCTGAAAAATCAAAGATATCTGCAGAAAATCGAAAGTCTTTAACTACTACATCTACAATGCAATTCCTTCCAAAATCTACTACATTTAGTACTGCATCTAATGAAGTTACAACACCTATTTCAAGTACTAGTACAAttgtttcttctatttttaaaccTAGCTTATATGGTACAAACACATTACAATTTGCaacaaattctatttctacaACTACATCAACTATATCTTTCGGAAATGTTGATTCTATTACATCAAGTGATAAAAAAACaggattttcttttgtaatgCCTCAAATTTCATCTAATGAGATACAGAAATCTATGAtagataaacaaaatatttcaatatctgaaaatttaaaaatttgtagtcCTATTACTTCACAAACACAAGTAACATCGACTACTTGCGctacatctttttcttttataacatCAACATCTACAATACCCACATCATCTATATTTGGAATGGCTAAATTAGACAAtacaggaaaaaatatttttggtggaatatcaaaaaaagattcttcttcATTACTTAAACCTAGTTCCATTAATGTTTGTACAAACTCTGAATtagtattttcaaataatttcaatactcAACCAAAAACTATTACAAATACTACAATTACATCTGTACTTAGTAATGCTACACCTATTTTTGGATCTTCTGTATTAAAGGCTAATTCAGAAAATACAAACACAGGTTCGCTTGAAGTATCTGTCAAATCTACCAATTCAGTATTTCCTAATACATCTGTaccattttcatataatttattttctggtGTACGTACAAATACATcatcttttacaatttcaaatccTGTGACAACTAATGCTTTTGAAACAATAACACCTACAACAAGTGACAGTCAGAAAGAGAGTGATGTTGCTTTTCTTCCAATGAcggatttatctttttcaactCTAGCAGCTAAAAGTTCTCAGTCAGCATTTAAAatag atccaaatttttcctttgCTGGAGCTGGAACAGCTGTATTTGGTACAAAATCAAATACAATTACTAACAAATGTacagaaaaatcaaaagaaatggtagaaaaaaaagatgaagatgaagaagaagatgatcaAGTTGATGAAAATGATCATGATTATGATCCTCATTTCGAGCCTATTATACCTATGCCTGATATCGTTGAAGTACATactggagaagaagaagaagaaaaaa tATTTAGTGAAAGAGCTAAATTATACAGATACGATTCTGACACGCGTGAGTGGAAAGAAAGAGGTGTTGGAGAAATGAAAATCTTACATCATGCAAAATATAATCGTTacagattattattacgtcGAGATCAGGTTTATAAAGtagtatgtaattttttacttactcCAGACATCACCTTTAGTAGACTTCGCACGTCGGATCGTGCTTGGATGTGGGCAGGCATGAATCATGCTGAAGAACAACCATGTTTAGAGAGCTTAtcagttaaatttaaatctccaGTACTGGCAACAAAATTCAAGGATACAATTGACAAAATTCAACAAACACTAAGTGAAAGCC gggaaaaaaatgtaaaagatagTCCAGTAATAGAAGAACATGgagatgaagaaaatgaagatgaAAACTGTGAGGAAGTAGGTGCAGTAgatgatataaaagaagaagatgaagaagaagatgatgatgatgatgatgatgaagatgaagatgaagatgatgaagatgatgatgatgatgatgatgatgatgatgatgatgatgatgatgatcaaAACTCcataacttttgaaaaaagagCAACTTTGCTCACTAGGACAAATAAAGACAGTCAATGGGAACCTGTAGCAttaggaaatttaattatttattatgattctaatatttttggtgaaagaataatattaaaagcagATAAAACAGATGAAATTGTAAGCAATACAATTATTAGTATGAATACTAAGATGgag gttaatgaaaaagaatgtgTTTGGACAGCAATCGATTATGCTTTAACACCACCAACAAAACGTACTTTATGTGCCGTTTTTTCATCAGTTCATGTTGCACGGGAAATGCACAAACATTTTCAAgaa ggAGTAGAATATGCATACCAAGCAGACATCAGTGAACCATTTTATGaagagtaa